A genome region from Arachis duranensis cultivar V14167 chromosome 8, aradu.V14167.gnm2.J7QH, whole genome shotgun sequence includes the following:
- the LOC107461351 gene encoding uncharacterized protein LOC107461351, whose product MPRTQSPKIDGFKEVEGLKEVEGLGRPVTLELIVYPGEDVVAKLLKLWKASNYSSYVVSASGHISKAAIGKPSSDMFHIYDGHFEILSLSGSCCVNQEDGYADWSLGITLADSDSDREAFGGTFINTLIASGTVSVGILNFVKEEEKSTEKNCDETGMFFEKKKQGKRIKRSSSSAKDKKIDGLKEVKVSGSRPILFELTVYPGQDVVAKLWKFWEASNRSSYIISASGHISKAAIGKPSSDMFHIYDGHFEILTLSGSCVNEEDGSTDWYLGITLADSDSDIEADSDSDIEAFGGSSINTLIAFDTISLLMLNFVKEEEKSTEKNCDETGTSAKSSSTTGGVLMSLLLALGKKIMGFFSNPMVNESDKEKLI is encoded by the exons ATGCCAAGAACCCAATCACCTAAAATTG ACGGCTTTAAAGAAGTAGAAGGCCTTAAAGAAGTAGAAGGTTTGGGAAGACCTGTCACTCTTGAGCTGATAGTGTATCCCGGAGAG GATGTGGTCGCAAAGCTATTGAAGCTTTGGAAAGCAAGCAATTACTCTAGCTATGTAGTTTCAGCCTCTGGTCATATATCAAAAGCCGCAATTGGCAAACCAAGCTCAGATATGTTTCATATATATGAT GGACACTTTGAGATTCTGTCTTTGTCTGGAAGTTGTTGTGTGAATCAAGAAGATGGATATGCAGATTGGAGTCTGGGCATCACTTTGGCTGATTCTGATAGTGATAGAGAGGCTTTTGGTGGCACCTTCATCAATACATTAATAGCTTCTGGCACTGTATCT GTTGGTATATTGAACTTtgtgaaagaagaggaaaagagcACCGAGAAAAACTGCGATGAAACTGGAATGTTTTTTG agaagaagaagcagggGAAGAGAATCAAGAGGTCTTCATCTTCTGCCAAGGATAAAAAAATTG ATGGCCTTAAAGAAGTAAAAGTTTCTGGAAGCAGGCCTATCCTTTTTGAGTTGACTGTGTATCCCGGACAG GATGTGGTCGCAAAGCTATGGAAGTTTTGGGAAGCAAGCAATCGATCTAGCTATATAATTTCAGCTTCAGGTCATATATCAAAAGCTGCAATTGGCAAACCAAGCTCAGATATGTTTCATATATATGAT GGACATTTTGAGATTCTGACTCTCTCTGGAAGTTGTGTGAATGAAGAAGATGGTTCTACAGATTGGTATTTGGGCATCACACTAGCTGATTCTGATAGTGACATAGAGGCTGATTCTGATAGTGACATAGAGGCATTTGGTGGCAGCTCCATCAATACATTGATAGCTTTTGACACTATATCT CTTCTTATGCTGAACTTtgtgaaagaagaggaaaagagcACCGAGAAAAACTGCGATGAAACTGGAACTTCTGCTAAGTCTTCCTCTACAACTGGTGGTGTGCTGATGTCCCTGCTCCTTGCCCTTGGGAAGAAAATAATGGGATTCTTTTCGAATCCGATGGTCAACGAGAGTGATAAGGAAAAACTAATTTGA